In Paraburkholderia sprentiae WSM5005, a genomic segment contains:
- a CDS encoding NRAMP family divalent metal transporter: protein MNDEKLIEPESEVRDPVERSWIKRLGPGLVTGAADDDPSGIGTYSQAGAQFGFNLLWVVLITYPLMTAIQLVSAQIGRVTGKGLASNMRAHYPPWLLYGAVALLVIANVINIAADLSAMGAAVGLLLPGPQHVYVVGLGVFSVVLQIFVPYDTYARMLKWTALSLLAYVAVAFIVPISWSEVARAIVLPRVSLTSGYLTMIVAVLGTTISPYLFFWQASQEVEEMRSAPRQAPLRQVPYQAPAQLRRIRFDTWVGMGVSNFVAFFIMLTAAATLHAHHIDVKTSADAARALEPFAGRFAYMLFALGIVATGLLALPVLAGSAAYAAAGSFRWRSSLALHLTLARQFYAVIALAILGGVAITFMHFDPIRALYWSAVINGVTAVPIMIIMMLMARSRRVMGQFAVKGILAWGGWLATLAMALAAIGVFVPS, encoded by the coding sequence ATGAACGACGAAAAATTGATCGAGCCCGAATCGGAAGTTCGCGACCCCGTCGAGCGATCCTGGATCAAACGGCTAGGCCCTGGCCTCGTCACAGGCGCCGCGGATGACGATCCGTCCGGGATCGGCACGTATTCGCAGGCCGGCGCGCAGTTCGGATTCAACCTTCTGTGGGTGGTCCTGATCACCTATCCGTTGATGACCGCGATACAACTGGTGAGCGCACAGATCGGCCGGGTGACCGGCAAAGGTCTCGCGTCCAACATGCGCGCGCACTACCCGCCATGGCTGCTGTACGGCGCGGTCGCCCTGCTCGTCATCGCAAACGTGATCAACATCGCGGCTGATCTGTCGGCGATGGGCGCCGCAGTCGGTTTGCTGCTGCCAGGGCCGCAGCACGTGTACGTGGTCGGCCTCGGTGTCTTTTCCGTCGTTCTGCAGATTTTTGTCCCGTACGACACGTATGCGCGCATGCTGAAGTGGACCGCCCTATCGCTGCTCGCGTACGTCGCGGTCGCATTCATCGTTCCGATTTCCTGGAGTGAGGTTGCACGCGCCATCGTCTTGCCGCGCGTTTCCCTCACGTCGGGCTATCTGACCATGATCGTCGCGGTGCTGGGCACGACGATCAGTCCATATCTGTTCTTCTGGCAGGCGTCGCAGGAAGTCGAGGAAATGCGCTCGGCACCGAGGCAGGCTCCGTTGCGTCAGGTACCGTACCAGGCGCCCGCACAGTTACGAAGGATCCGTTTCGATACGTGGGTCGGCATGGGGGTCTCCAACTTCGTCGCATTCTTCATCATGTTGACGGCGGCGGCAACGCTTCATGCGCATCACATCGATGTCAAAACCTCCGCTGATGCCGCTCGCGCGCTCGAGCCTTTTGCCGGGCGTTTCGCTTACATGCTGTTTGCGCTCGGCATCGTCGCCACCGGCCTGCTCGCGCTTCCGGTCCTCGCGGGCTCGGCCGCCTACGCCGCGGCGGGCAGCTTTCGCTGGCGCAGCAGTCTCGCGTTGCATCTGACGCTGGCGCGGCAATTTTATGCGGTGATCGCCCTGGCTATCCTCGGCGGTGTGGCCATCACCTTCATGCATTTCGACCCGATCCGCGCGCTGTACTGGAGCGCGGTGATCAATGGCGTTACCGCGGTGCCGATCATGATCATCATGATGTTGATGGCCCGAAGCCGGCGGGTCATGGGACAGTTCGCCGTCAAGGGCATACTGGCCTGGGGAGGCTGGCTGGCAACGCTCGCCATGGCGCTGGCGGCAATCGGCGTGTTCGTGCCGTCGTAA